In Burkholderia sp. WP9, a genomic segment contains:
- a CDS encoding nitroreductase family protein gives MTNKPAPTAVAIHELIAGRWSPRAYSSEPVSREHLQSVLEAARWAPSSYNGQPWRFLVFDRSVDEVSFKQAFATLVPFNQGWNAPAPVLIAVTTHTLTNKGEVNRCAPYDTGAAAMALVLQAHALGLAAHQMSGFDPNAFRSAFKLPTDVDVIAIISLGHYGDVDKLDPVLREREKSVRQRLPLAEIAYGGGWKKAF, from the coding sequence ATGACCAACAAACCCGCCCCTACCGCAGTTGCCATTCACGAGCTGATTGCAGGCCGCTGGAGCCCGCGCGCCTATTCGAGCGAGCCGGTGAGCCGCGAGCATCTGCAATCCGTGCTCGAAGCGGCACGCTGGGCGCCATCTTCGTACAACGGGCAGCCGTGGCGTTTCCTCGTATTCGACCGCAGCGTCGATGAAGTCTCTTTCAAGCAGGCCTTTGCCACGCTGGTGCCGTTCAACCAGGGCTGGAATGCGCCGGCGCCGGTGCTGATCGCGGTGACTACGCACACGCTCACCAACAAGGGCGAAGTGAATCGCTGCGCGCCGTACGATACGGGCGCCGCGGCGATGGCGCTGGTGTTGCAGGCGCATGCACTCGGACTTGCCGCGCACCAGATGAGCGGCTTCGACCCGAACGCATTCCGCTCGGCATTCAAGTTGCCGACCGACGTCGACGTGATCGCCATCATCTCACTCGGTCATTACGGCGACGTGGACAAGCTGGATCCGGTGTTGCGCGAGCGCGAGAAGTCGGTGCGTCAGCGTTTGCCGCTGGCGGAAATTGCCTACGGCGGTGGCTGGAAAAAGGCGTTCTGA
- a CDS encoding MFS transporter — translation MSAPPTAAVHEKSATVVDTDLPSRLDRLPWGRFHSLIVVALGVTWLLDGLEVTLAGAVASALKSSPSLHFTNADVGLAGSAYIAGAVLGALGFGWLTDRLGRRKLFFITLALYLAATAATALSWNLASFLLFRFLTGAGIGGEYTAINSTIQEFTPARVRGWTDLGINGTFWIGAGLGAAGSLVLLDPHLLPADWGWRACFFIGAVLALGILPMRIWVPESPRWLLTHGDERDARAIVEGIEARFRHEGHTLCDDSLMRLRLRARGHTPLREVFHTLFNVHRRRALVGLSLMIAQAFFYNAIFFTYALVLTDFYHVPGDHIGWYLLPFALGNFLGPLLLGRLFDVIGRRKMIFATYTMSAILLTLSGYLFEQQLLTVVTQTIAWMVIFFFASAAASSAYLTVSESFPLEIRALAIAVFYAFGTALGGIAGPAFFGRLIDTHQRSAVFSGYLVGSGLMLAAAVIAAIWGVDAERKSLESVATPLSSVADGAE, via the coding sequence ATGAGCGCGCCGCCCACCGCCGCTGTTCACGAAAAAAGCGCCACGGTCGTGGATACCGACCTGCCCTCGCGGCTCGACCGCTTGCCATGGGGCCGCTTTCACTCGCTGATCGTGGTGGCGCTCGGTGTCACATGGCTGCTCGACGGGCTGGAAGTGACGCTGGCGGGCGCAGTGGCGAGTGCGTTGAAGTCTAGTCCATCGTTGCACTTTACCAACGCCGACGTCGGTCTGGCCGGCAGCGCCTACATCGCCGGGGCGGTGCTGGGCGCGTTGGGGTTCGGCTGGCTGACCGACCGGCTCGGCCGTCGCAAACTGTTTTTCATCACGCTCGCGCTGTATCTGGCGGCGACTGCGGCGACCGCGTTGTCGTGGAATCTGGCCAGCTTTCTGCTGTTTCGTTTCCTGACCGGCGCGGGCATTGGCGGCGAATACACGGCGATCAATTCGACGATCCAGGAATTCACGCCGGCTCGGGTGCGAGGCTGGACCGATCTGGGCATTAACGGCACGTTCTGGATCGGCGCGGGGCTCGGCGCGGCCGGCTCGCTGGTGCTGCTCGATCCGCATCTGCTACCGGCCGACTGGGGCTGGCGGGCCTGCTTCTTCATCGGCGCAGTGCTCGCGCTAGGTATTTTGCCGATGCGCATCTGGGTGCCGGAGAGTCCGCGCTGGTTGCTCACGCATGGCGACGAGCGCGACGCACGCGCGATTGTCGAAGGGATCGAAGCGCGTTTTCGCCACGAAGGCCACACGCTTTGCGACGACAGCCTCATGCGTCTGCGCTTGCGCGCTCGCGGGCATACGCCGCTGCGTGAGGTGTTCCACACGCTCTTCAACGTGCATCGACGGCGCGCACTGGTCGGCCTGTCGCTGATGATCGCACAGGCGTTCTTCTACAACGCAATCTTCTTCACTTACGCGCTCGTGCTCACCGATTTCTACCACGTGCCGGGCGATCACATTGGCTGGTATCTGCTGCCTTTCGCGCTGGGCAATTTCCTCGGACCGCTGCTGCTCGGCCGGCTGTTCGACGTGATCGGCCGGCGCAAAATGATCTTTGCGACTTACACGATGTCCGCGATCCTGCTGACGCTGAGCGGCTACCTGTTCGAGCAGCAGTTGCTCACCGTCGTCACGCAGACGATCGCATGGATGGTGATTTTCTTCTTCGCGTCGGCGGCCGCGAGTTCGGCATATCTGACCGTCAGCGAATCGTTTCCGCTGGAAATTCGCGCGCTGGCCATCGCGGTTTTCTATGCGTTCGGCACGGCGCTCGGCGGCATCGCCGGGCCTGCGTTCTTCGGCCGGCTCATCGACACGCACCAGCGCAGCGCGGTGTTTTCCGGCTATCTGGTCGGCTCGGGGCTGATGCTCGCGGCGGCGGTGATTGCAGCGATCTGGGGCGTGGATGCGGAACGCAAGTCGCTAGAGAGCGTGGCCACGCCGCTCTCCAGCGTCGCGGACGGCGCGGAATAA
- a CDS encoding Hsp70 family protein: MNYCAIDFGTSNSAVAVPDGGALRLAPVEGAYTTLPTSVFFNTDENTREFGRAALAAYIDGFDGRLMRSMKSILGSPLAENSTDLGDGSAIKYTDVIAIFVDHLKRSAEKSAGGPISRAVLGRPVFFVDDDPRADQMAQRQLEAAARSVGLQEIHFQYEPIAAAFDYESHLTEEGLVLVADIGGGTSDFSLVRVGPERMKRVERKDDVLAHHGVHVAGTDFDRRVELATILRELGYLTLDPEGREVPNRVYFDLATWHLINTVYAPKRVSELALMRHLFTEVKHHDRLMRVVDRRLGHALAAHAEEAKIGVAAGGETVIDLDEVEDDLRLAFDETQLIKAGQEETRRIVQAARDTVQAAGVTTRELSAIYFTGGSTGLGFLSGALAAAFPDAKAVFGDRLASVATGLGIHARRLFG; encoded by the coding sequence ATGAACTATTGCGCGATTGACTTCGGTACTTCCAACTCGGCCGTGGCCGTTCCTGACGGCGGCGCGCTCAGGCTCGCGCCGGTCGAGGGCGCCTACACGACGCTGCCCACCTCGGTCTTTTTCAATACCGACGAGAACACCCGCGAATTCGGGCGAGCGGCGCTCGCTGCGTACATCGACGGCTTCGACGGCCGCCTGATGCGCTCGATGAAGAGCATTCTCGGCTCGCCGCTCGCTGAGAACTCCACCGATCTGGGCGACGGTTCCGCGATCAAGTACACCGACGTGATCGCGATTTTCGTCGATCACCTCAAGCGTTCGGCCGAAAAAAGCGCCGGCGGGCCGATTAGCCGCGCCGTGCTGGGCCGCCCGGTATTTTTCGTCGACGACGATCCGCGCGCCGATCAGATGGCGCAGCGGCAACTCGAAGCCGCCGCACGCTCGGTCGGTTTGCAGGAGATTCACTTCCAGTATGAGCCGATCGCCGCGGCGTTCGACTACGAATCGCATCTGACGGAAGAAGGGCTCGTACTGGTGGCCGACATCGGCGGCGGTACTTCGGACTTTTCGCTGGTGCGGGTCGGGCCGGAGCGGATGAAGCGCGTCGAGCGCAAGGACGACGTGCTGGCCCACCACGGCGTACACGTCGCGGGCACGGATTTCGACCGTCGCGTGGAACTGGCGACGATCCTGCGCGAACTGGGTTATCTGACGCTGGACCCGGAAGGCCGCGAGGTCCCGAACCGAGTCTACTTCGACCTCGCGACCTGGCACCTGATCAACACTGTCTATGCGCCGAAGCGCGTCAGCGAACTCGCGCTGATGCGGCATCTGTTCACCGAGGTCAAGCATCACGACCGCCTGATGCGCGTCGTGGACCGCCGTTTGGGCCATGCGCTAGCGGCGCATGCGGAAGAGGCGAAGATCGGCGTGGCGGCGGGCGGGGAGACCGTGATCGATCTCGACGAAGTGGAAGACGACCTGCGACTCGCGTTCGATGAAACACAGCTCATCAAGGCCGGGCAGGAGGAAACGCGCCGCATCGTGCAAGCGGCGCGCGACACGGTGCAGGCAGCCGGCGTCACGACGCGCGAGCTCAGTGCGATTTATTTCACTGGCGGCTCGACCGGATTGGGATTTTTATCGGGTGCATTGGCGGCAGCGTTTCCGGACGCCAAAGCGGTATTCGGCGATCGTCTCGCAAGTGTCGCGACCGGACTCGGTATTCACGCACGGCGTCTGTTTGGATAA
- a CDS encoding cold-shock protein, whose protein sequence is METGTVKWFNDAKGFGFITPDGGGEDLFAHFSEIRTEGFKTLQENQKVTFEVKTGPKGKQAANIKPV, encoded by the coding sequence ATGGAAACCGGTACCGTCAAGTGGTTCAATGACGCAAAGGGCTTTGGCTTCATCACGCCGGACGGCGGTGGCGAAGATCTGTTCGCGCATTTCTCGGAAATCCGCACGGAAGGCTTCAAGACGCTGCAAGAAAACCAAAAGGTTACGTTTGAAGTGAAGACGGGCCCGAAGGGCAAGCAAGCTGCTAACATCAAGCCGGTGTAA
- a CDS encoding APC family permease codes for MKSSIQRNIGPFALMLTGLGSIIGSGWLFGAWKAAKIAGPAAICAWVIGAVVILAIALTYAELGAMFPESGGMVRYARYSHGALVGFISAWANWIAIVSVIPIEAEASIQYMSTWPYPWAHALFVDGSLTTNGLLLSAALVIIYFLLNYWGVKLFARANSAITIFKFLIPGATILGLMLTGFHKENFGEVSTFAPYGWSAVLTAVATSGIVFAFNGFQSPINLAGEARNPARSVPFAVIGSILLALVIYVLLQIAYIGAVNPSDVVKGWSHFNFASPFAELAIALNLNWLAILLYVDAFVSPSGTGTTYMATTSRMIYAMERNNTMPKMFGNVHPFYGVPRQAMWFNLLVSFIFLFFFRGWSSLAAVISVATVISYLTGPISLMSLRRAATDLERPLHIPGMKIIAPFAFVCASLILYWAKWPLTGEIILLMVVALPVYFYFQAKSGFAGWGRDLKAAWWLVAYLPVMAILSLIGSKQFGGHDLIPYGWDMLVVIAFSLVFYYWGVNSGYRSEYLDEREEHDEVLEGMGAH; via the coding sequence GTGAAAAGTTCTATACAACGGAACATCGGGCCGTTCGCGCTGATGCTGACCGGCTTGGGTTCGATCATCGGATCGGGCTGGCTGTTCGGCGCGTGGAAGGCTGCAAAAATTGCCGGGCCCGCAGCCATTTGTGCATGGGTGATCGGCGCGGTCGTGATTCTCGCGATCGCATTGACCTACGCTGAACTCGGCGCGATGTTCCCTGAATCCGGCGGCATGGTGCGTTATGCGCGCTATTCGCATGGCGCACTGGTCGGTTTCATCAGCGCATGGGCCAACTGGATCGCTATCGTTTCGGTTATTCCCATCGAAGCTGAAGCATCCATTCAATATATGAGTACGTGGCCCTATCCATGGGCGCATGCGCTATTCGTGGATGGGTCATTAACCACCAACGGGTTATTGCTGTCCGCGGCGCTCGTGATCATTTACTTCCTCCTGAATTACTGGGGCGTCAAACTGTTCGCGCGCGCCAATTCGGCCATCACGATCTTCAAGTTTCTGATTCCCGGCGCGACGATTCTCGGTCTGATGCTGACGGGCTTCCACAAGGAAAACTTCGGCGAAGTGAGCACCTTCGCGCCGTACGGCTGGTCGGCGGTGCTGACCGCCGTGGCGACGAGCGGCATCGTGTTCGCCTTCAACGGTTTCCAGAGCCCGATCAACCTTGCCGGTGAAGCGCGCAATCCCGCCAGGAGCGTGCCGTTCGCGGTGATCGGCTCGATCCTGCTCGCACTGGTGATCTATGTGCTGCTGCAGATCGCGTATATCGGCGCGGTGAACCCGAGCGACGTGGTGAAGGGCTGGAGTCACTTCAACTTCGCGTCGCCGTTCGCCGAGCTCGCGATCGCGCTGAATCTGAACTGGCTGGCAATCCTGCTCTACGTCGATGCATTCGTCAGCCCGAGCGGCACCGGCACGACCTACATGGCGACCACCAGCCGCATGATCTACGCCATGGAGCGCAACAACACGATGCCGAAGATGTTCGGCAACGTACACCCGTTCTACGGCGTGCCGCGTCAGGCAATGTGGTTCAACCTGCTGGTGTCGTTCATTTTCCTGTTCTTCTTCCGCGGTTGGAGTTCGCTGGCGGCGGTGATTTCGGTCGCCACGGTGATCTCGTACCTGACCGGCCCGATCAGCCTGATGTCCCTGCGCCGCGCGGCGACCGACCTCGAGCGTCCTCTGCATATTCCGGGCATGAAGATCATTGCGCCGTTCGCGTTCGTCTGCGCGTCGCTGATCCTGTACTGGGCGAAGTGGCCGCTGACCGGCGAGATCATTTTGCTGATGGTCGTCGCTCTGCCGGTGTACTTTTACTTTCAGGCGAAGTCGGGCTTTGCCGGCTGGGGGCGTGATCTGAAGGCGGCATGGTGGCTAGTCGCCTATCTGCCGGTGATGGCGATTCTGTCGCTGATCGGCAGCAAGCAGTTCGGCGGTCATGACCTGATCCCTTACGGCTGGGACATGCTCGTAGTCATCGCGTTTTCGCTGGTGTTTTACTACTGGGGCGTGAATAGCGGCTATCGCTCGGAATATCTGGACGAGCGCGAGGAGCACGACGAAGTGCTCGAAGGCATGGGTGCGCACTGA
- a CDS encoding class III extradiol ring-cleavage dioxygenase has protein sequence MNRLPSLFLSHGAPTLPIDPSLPSAEFGVLGAQLPRPESVLMLSAHWGTAQPVVSTSTAPETIHDFYGFPRQLYEIQYPAPGAPDVTRRAAVLLNDNGILADAQPHGLDHGAWVPMLLMFPHADVPVAQLSIQPHMDPAHHFRVGRALRSLRDDGVMVIGSGQITHNLRAADFSARPEDADPRVAEFTGWFEEKLAAHDIDALLDYRRQAPHAVLMHPTDEHLLPVFAALGAADDDYSLAIQSLGTYQRSLAMTNYVFGTV, from the coding sequence ATGAACCGCTTGCCTTCGCTTTTCCTGTCGCACGGCGCGCCCACGCTGCCGATCGACCCGTCGTTGCCGTCCGCCGAATTCGGCGTACTCGGCGCACAACTGCCGCGTCCGGAATCGGTGCTGATGCTGTCGGCCCATTGGGGCACGGCGCAGCCAGTGGTGAGCACGTCGACGGCGCCGGAAACCATTCACGATTTCTATGGCTTTCCGCGTCAGTTGTACGAGATCCAGTATCCGGCGCCGGGCGCGCCCGATGTCACGCGCCGTGCCGCGGTGCTGCTCAACGACAACGGCATCCTCGCGGACGCCCAGCCGCACGGACTCGACCACGGCGCATGGGTGCCGATGCTGCTCATGTTCCCGCACGCCGACGTGCCCGTCGCCCAATTGTCGATCCAGCCGCACATGGACCCGGCGCACCACTTCCGCGTCGGCCGTGCGCTGCGTTCGCTGAGAGACGACGGCGTGATGGTGATCGGCTCCGGCCAGATCACGCACAATCTGCGCGCCGCCGATTTCTCCGCGCGCCCCGAAGACGCCGATCCGCGCGTCGCCGAATTCACCGGCTGGTTCGAGGAAAAGCTCGCCGCGCACGATATCGACGCGCTGCTCGACTACCGCCGCCAGGCGCCGCATGCGGTGCTGATGCACCCGACCGACGAACATCTGCTGCCGGTCTTCGCCGCATTGGGCGCAGCGGACGACGATTATTCGCTGGCCATCCAGTCGCTCGGAACGTATCAGCGTTCGCTGGCCATGACGAATTACGTGTTCGGCACCGTCTGA
- a CDS encoding UbiX family flavin prenyltransferase gives METRAAAPRRLIVAITGATGAIYGIRLLETLRRLGGVESHLLISSAGWLNIQHELQLSKEEVHPLADVVHSVRDVGASIASGSFATDGMVVAPCSMKTLASVAHGFSDNLITRAADVTLKERRRLVLLVRETPFNLAHLRNMTAVTEMGGVIFPPLPAFYNQPASIDEMVDHTVARVLDLFALGPALSPAWAGLRGAQE, from the coding sequence ATGGAAACACGCGCTGCGGCGCCACGCCGGCTGATCGTCGCGATCACTGGCGCGACCGGTGCCATCTACGGCATCCGTCTGCTCGAGACGCTGCGCCGGCTGGGCGGCGTCGAAAGCCACCTGCTGATTTCGAGCGCGGGCTGGCTCAACATCCAGCACGAACTCCAGTTGAGCAAAGAAGAGGTGCATCCGCTCGCGGATGTCGTCCATTCGGTGCGCGACGTCGGCGCGAGCATCGCGTCGGGTTCCTTTGCCACCGACGGCATGGTCGTCGCCCCTTGCTCGATGAAGACGCTCGCCAGCGTTGCCCACGGTTTCTCGGACAACCTGATCACGCGCGCCGCCGATGTCACGCTCAAAGAGCGCCGCCGCCTCGTGTTGCTCGTGCGCGAGACGCCGTTCAATCTGGCGCACTTGCGCAATATGACGGCCGTCACTGAAATGGGCGGCGTGATTTTCCCGCCCTTGCCGGCCTTCTACAACCAACCCGCTTCCATCGACGAAATGGTCGATCACACCGTGGCGCGCGTGCTGGATCTGTTCGCGCTCGGGCCGGCCTTGTCGCCCGCGTGGGCTGGGCTGCGCGGCGCTCAGGAATAA
- the grxD gene encoding Grx4 family monothiol glutaredoxin — translation MDTQQRIKQIVDDNAVVLFMKGTAQFPMCGFSGRAIQILKACGVGEIKTVNVLEDDEVRQGIKQFSNWPTIPQLYVKGEFIGGSDIMMEMYESGELQQLFAAA, via the coding sequence ATGGATACGCAACAACGCATCAAGCAAATCGTCGACGACAACGCTGTCGTTCTCTTCATGAAGGGCACCGCTCAGTTCCCGATGTGCGGCTTTTCGGGTCGCGCCATCCAGATCCTGAAGGCGTGCGGCGTCGGCGAGATCAAGACCGTCAACGTCCTCGAGGACGACGAAGTCCGCCAGGGCATCAAGCAGTTCTCGAACTGGCCGACCATTCCGCAGCTCTATGTGAAGGGCGAATTCATCGGCGGTTCGGACATCATGATGGAAATGTACGAATCGGGCGAACTGCAACAACTGTTCGCCGCGGCCTGA
- the prmC gene encoding peptide chain release factor N(5)-glutamine methyltransferase gives MTSATPATPAAPATPAALLRASPLPSLEARILLTHVLGWRPTQLITRSDEVLGAEFVERYLALQARRAAGEPVAQLVGAREFFGLDFEVTPHVLIPRPETELLVEAALASLENSPRPRVLDLGTGTGAIAVAIASMRPDAQVWALDRSAEALAVATRNAARLLDAKRPGGAVVLTQSDWYDSLDATLRFDVIVSNPPYIASGDPHLDEGDLRFEPRGALTDEADGLSAIRAIVAGAPPRLAANGVLWMEHGYDQAEAVRALLTAQGFAQVRSEHDLAGIERISGGRLAG, from the coding sequence ATGACTTCGGCCACGCCTGCTACGCCCGCCGCACCGGCCACGCCCGCCGCGCTGTTGCGCGCCTCGCCGCTGCCGTCGCTCGAAGCGCGGATTCTGCTCACGCACGTGCTCGGCTGGCGGCCCACACAGCTGATTACGCGCAGCGACGAAGTGCTGGGCGCCGAGTTTGTCGAACGTTATCTGGCGTTGCAAGCGCGGCGCGCAGCCGGCGAGCCGGTGGCGCAACTCGTCGGCGCACGGGAATTTTTCGGGCTGGATTTCGAAGTGACGCCGCACGTGCTGATTCCGCGCCCCGAAACCGAATTGCTGGTCGAGGCCGCGCTGGCGTCGCTCGAAAACAGCCCGCGGCCTCGCGTGCTCGATCTTGGCACCGGCACCGGCGCGATTGCCGTCGCGATCGCCTCGATGCGGCCGGACGCGCAGGTCTGGGCGCTCGACCGTTCCGCCGAGGCGCTGGCGGTGGCCACGCGCAACGCCGCGCGCCTACTCGACGCGAAGCGTCCCGGCGGCGCTGTCGTGTTGACGCAAAGCGACTGGTACGACTCGCTCGACGCCACCTTGCGCTTTGACGTGATCGTCAGCAATCCGCCGTATATCGCAAGCGGCGATCCGCATCTGGATGAAGGCGATCTGCGCTTCGAACCGCGCGGCGCGCTCACCGACGAAGCCGACGGGCTCAGCGCAATCCGCGCGATCGTCGCCGGCGCGCCCCCACGGCTCGCGGCCAACGGCGTATTGTGGATGGAGCATGGCTACGATCAGGCCGAAGCCGTGCGCGCGTTGCTGACCGCGCAGGGCTTTGCGCAAGTCCGCTCGGAACACGATCTTGCCGGCATCGAGCGGATCAGCGGCGGGCGTTTGGCCGGTTGA
- the prfA gene encoding peptide chain release factor 1, with the protein MKTSMQRKLDQLTTRLAELNDLLSREDITSNLDQYRKLTREHAELGPVVEHYALWRQAMNDAATAQELLADASMRDFAEEEIRAARERMDKLGAELQKMLLPKDPNDDRNIFLEIRAGTGGDESALFAGDLLRMYLRFAERNRWQVEMMSASESDLGGYKEVIVRIAGEAAYSKLKFESGGHRVQRVPATETQGRIHTSACTVAVMPEADEIGEVEINPADLRIDTFRASGAGGQHINKTDSAVRVTHLPTGIVVECQDDRSQHKNKDRALKVLAARIKDKQSHEQQAKEAATRKSLIGSGDRSERIRTYNFPQGRLTDHRINLTLYRLDAIMDGDLDELIAALVSEHQAELLASLGDAD; encoded by the coding sequence ATGAAAACGAGCATGCAACGCAAGCTCGACCAGCTCACTACCCGTCTGGCCGAACTGAACGATCTGTTGAGCCGAGAGGACATCACCTCGAATCTCGACCAATACCGCAAGCTCACGCGGGAACACGCCGAGCTTGGGCCGGTGGTCGAGCACTACGCGCTGTGGCGCCAGGCCATGAACGACGCGGCCACCGCGCAGGAATTGCTGGCGGATGCGTCCATGCGCGACTTCGCGGAAGAAGAAATTCGCGCGGCCCGCGAGCGCATGGACAAGCTCGGCGCCGAGTTGCAGAAAATGCTGCTGCCGAAAGACCCGAACGACGATCGCAACATCTTTCTCGAAATCCGCGCCGGCACGGGCGGCGATGAATCCGCGCTGTTCGCGGGCGACCTGCTGCGCATGTACCTGCGCTTTGCCGAGCGCAACCGCTGGCAAGTGGAGATGATGTCGGCGAGCGAATCCGATCTGGGCGGCTACAAGGAAGTGATCGTGCGGATCGCCGGCGAGGCCGCCTATTCGAAGCTGAAGTTCGAGTCCGGCGGCCATCGCGTGCAACGCGTGCCGGCGACCGAAACCCAGGGCCGCATTCACACCTCCGCATGCACGGTCGCGGTGATGCCGGAAGCGGACGAAATCGGCGAGGTCGAGATCAATCCGGCCGACCTGCGCATCGACACGTTTCGCGCGTCCGGCGCGGGCGGGCAGCACATCAACAAGACCGATTCCGCGGTGCGCGTCACGCACTTGCCGACCGGCATCGTCGTGGAGTGTCAGGACGATCGTTCGCAGCACAAGAACAAGGACCGCGCGCTGAAGGTGCTGGCCGCGCGTATCAAGGACAAGCAGTCGCACGAACAGCAGGCGAAGGAAGCCGCCACGCGCAAGAGCCTGATCGGCTCGGGCGACCGCTCGGAGCGGATCCGCACGTACAACTTCCCGCAAGGACGTCTGACGGATCACCGCATCAATCTGACGCTCTACCGCCTCGACGCGATCATGGACGGCGATCTCGACGAGCTGATCGCGGCGCTCGTCAGCGAGCATCAGGCCGAATTGCTGGCCTCGCTGGGCGACGCGGACTGA
- the hemA gene encoding glutamyl-tRNA reductase, which translates to MQLLTIGINHHTAPVALRERVAFPLEQIKPALDTFKSIWLGPSASTAPEAAILSTCNRTELYCATNDQAAREAAIQWLSKYHNLPIDQLAPHVYALPQSEAVRHAFRVASGLDSMVLGETQIVGQMKDAVRTASEAGALGTYLNQLFQRTFAVAKEVRSTTEIGAQSVSMAAAAVRLAQRIFDKVSNQRVLFIGAGEMIELCATHFAAQQPRELVVANRTAERGTRLAERFNGRAIPLAELPSRMHEFDIIVSCTASTLPIIGLGAVERAVKARRHRPIFMVDLAVPRDIEPEVGQLEDVFLYTVDDLGAIVREGNASRQAAVAQAEAIIETRVQNFMQWLDARSIVPVIRHMHTQADVLRRAEVERAQKMLARGDDPAAVLEALSQALTNKLIHGPTHALNRASSENRDTLIELMSGFYKHSGSTER; encoded by the coding sequence ATGCAGCTTCTAACGATCGGAATCAATCACCACACTGCGCCTGTCGCCTTGCGCGAACGCGTGGCGTTTCCGCTCGAACAGATCAAACCTGCGTTGGACACCTTCAAGAGCATCTGGCTCGGCCCGTCGGCCAGTACCGCGCCGGAAGCGGCAATTCTGTCCACCTGCAATCGCACCGAGCTCTACTGCGCGACCAACGACCAGGCCGCGCGCGAAGCCGCGATCCAGTGGCTATCCAAATACCACAACCTGCCCATCGACCAACTCGCGCCGCACGTCTACGCGCTGCCGCAGTCGGAAGCCGTGCGCCACGCGTTCCGCGTCGCGTCCGGGCTGGATTCAATGGTGTTGGGTGAAACGCAAATCGTCGGACAAATGAAGGATGCGGTGCGCACCGCGTCCGAAGCCGGCGCGCTCGGCACCTATCTGAACCAGTTGTTTCAGCGCACCTTCGCCGTGGCCAAGGAAGTGCGCAGCACCACCGAAATCGGCGCGCAGTCGGTTTCCATGGCCGCCGCCGCCGTGCGCCTCGCCCAGCGAATTTTCGACAAGGTCTCGAACCAGCGCGTGCTGTTCATCGGCGCGGGCGAAATGATCGAGCTGTGCGCCACGCACTTCGCCGCGCAGCAGCCGCGCGAACTCGTGGTCGCGAACCGGACGGCCGAGCGCGGTACGCGTCTCGCCGAACGCTTCAACGGCCGCGCCATTCCGCTAGCGGAACTGCCCTCGCGCATGCATGAGTTCGACATCATCGTGTCGTGCACCGCGTCCACCTTGCCGATCATCGGTTTGGGCGCGGTCGAGCGGGCGGTGAAAGCGCGCCGCCATCGGCCAATTTTTATGGTCGATCTGGCCGTTCCGCGCGATATCGAACCCGAAGTCGGCCAGCTGGAAGACGTATTTCTGTACACCGTCGACGACCTCGGCGCGATCGTGCGCGAAGGCAATGCCTCCCGGCAAGCCGCGGTCGCACAGGCCGAAGCCATCATCGAAACGCGCGTGCAGAATTTCATGCAATGGCTGGACGCACGCAGCATCGTGCCGGTGATCCGTCATATGCACACGCAGGCCGACGTGCTGCGTCGCGCTGAAGTGGAACGCGCGCAGAAAATGCTCGCTCGCGGCGACGATCCGGCTGCCGTACTCGAAGCGCTGTCGCAAGCGCTCACCAATAAATTGATCCACGGGCCCACGCACGCGCTCAATCGCGCGAGCAGCGAAAACCGTGACACGCTCATCGAACTCATGAGCGGTTTCTACAAACACTCCGGTTCCACGGAGCGTTAG